The Motilibacter aurantiacus region GCGACGAACCAGGCGATCGCGAGGTACCAGAACACCGGGTTCAGCGCCGCGAGAACCGGAGTTCCGGCAACGAAGAGCGTGAATCCGAGGTAGCCCTTCCAGCCGATCGTGCGGATCAGCTGTACCGGGTGGCGGTTGTGCACGATCCACGTCTGCAGGTAGCCCTTGTACCAGCGGCTGCGCTGCTTGACCCAGTTGACGAAGTCGGAGTTCGCCTCCTCCAGCGTCAGCGACGCGAGGACCTCGGTCCGGAGCCCGGCACGGGCGATGCGCAGCCCCAGGTCCGCGTCCTCGGTGACGTTGTACGGGTCCCAGCCGCCGAGCTCGCGCAGCGCGGAGGCCCGCAGGTGGTTGGAGGTGCCGCCGAGCGGGACCGGGGCCTTCAGCGCCACCAGGCCGGGCAGCAGGTGCTCGAACCACGTGACGTACTCGAGCGTGAACCAGCGGGTGATGATGTTCTGGCCGGCGTTGAAGTAGCCCAGCCTCGCCTGCACGCACACGACGTCCTCGGGCAGCCGGGCGAACGCCACCGCCGCGCGTCGCAGCTGCAGCGGGTCCGGCTGGTCCTCGGCGTCGTAGATCGTGATCAGATCGCCCGTCGCCTGCTGCAGGCCGTAGTTGCACGCGTTCGGCTTGGTGCGCACCCCGCCGTCGGGCACGAGCACCACCCGCAGCATGGCGGGCAGCTGCACTCGCGCGACCGCGGCCCGGGTCACGTCGTCGTCCTCCTCGAGCAGCAGCAGGACCTCGAGCTTGTCCCGGGGGTAGTCGAGGCGGCCGAGGTTGCCCACCAGCTGCCCGATGACCTCCGGCTCGCGGTACGCGGGCACGAGGACGGTGTAGGCCGGCAGCTCCGCCTCGGGGACCGCGAGCGCCTCCGCGTCCGGGACCTCGATCGCCTCGGGCGCCGTGGTGCCGAGCTTGACGCACATCAACCGGTACGCCACGGCGGCGAGGTAGGCGAGCGTGACCGCCACCACCAGCACGTTGCCGGTGCCGGTCGGGCTGAGCACGAGGCCGACGAGCAGCAGGGCCCCGACTCCGCCGAGCGCCTGCTTCTGCCGTCGGGACAGGGTGCTCGCGGCCGACTGGTCCGCGGTCAGCCCGAACGCGGTGACGCCG contains the following coding sequences:
- a CDS encoding glycosyltransferase family 2 protein, which encodes MTAVIPAQRRTRGGVTAFGLTADQSAASTLSRRQKQALGGVGALLLVGLVLSPTGTGNVLVVAVTLAYLAAVAYRLMCVKLGTTAPEAIEVPDAEALAVPEAELPAYTVLVPAYREPEVIGQLVGNLGRLDYPRDKLEVLLLLEEDDDVTRAAVARVQLPAMLRVVLVPDGGVRTKPNACNYGLQQATGDLITIYDAEDQPDPLQLRRAAVAFARLPEDVVCVQARLGYFNAGQNIITRWFTLEYVTWFEHLLPGLVALKAPVPLGGTSNHLRASALRELGGWDPYNVTEDADLGLRIARAGLRTEVLASLTLEEANSDFVNWVKQRSRWYKGYLQTWIVHNRHPVQLIRTIGWKGYLGFTLFVAGTPVLAALNPVFWYLAIAWFVAEPGVIAALFPGYVYYPSMVCFVLGNFAMIYAGLVSARAARRFDLLVAALTFPGYWVMMSLAAVKAVVQLVLQPSYWEKTTHGLSAPHVPAPAGEAVDV